TTGGTCTGGGAAGCAACCACTGACATCCTATCTGAAGATATTCTCTACATTGAGCGTAAGAAGCGTCATAACCCAGGTAAGAAATTGCATTTAATCGaacttatatttaattttatggatTACTTGAAATCCtaataaaaaggaattttttttaggtCTCATAATGACCGAAGAAGAAATTTTGAATTGTACTTTGGTCATGATTGAAAATATCTTGCAAAGTAAGAATAGTTCTTTGGCTAACTGGGAGTCAATGCCAAAACCCATTCATACTTCTCAGGTTTATGACGACAATCAGTTATTACATCAGGAACTTAATTACGACAGAGACGAACTGCAGATTAAGCACGATGAATGGCTTCGTATGCTGACAGATGAGCAAAAGTCAGTGTATGATGAGATTATAGGAGCTGTCATGGGGAAGAAAGGTGGTGTCTTTTTCGTGTATGGTTTTGGAGGTACAGGGAAAACATTTTTGTGGAATATTCTTTCAGCTGCCATTCGATCTAGAGGTGATGTTGTCCTTAATGTTGCATCTAGCGGTATCGCCTCCTTATTGTTACCAGGAGGGAGAACAGCTCATTCACGGTTTGGAATTCCTCTAAATCCTGATGAGTTTTCTACATGCAATATAGAGCCTGGAAGCCATCGGTCTGAATTAATATCTAGAGCTTCTCTTATTATTTGGGACGAAGCACCAATGATGAGTAAGCATTGCTTTGAGGCTCTTGATCGAACTATGTGTGATATTATGAACACCACAGATGACAAACCATTTGGAGGTAAAACCGTTGTTTTCGGTGGTGATTTCAGGCAGATACTACCAGTCATTCCTAGGGGAAATCGAGCTGATATTGTAATGGCTGCTCTGAATTCTTCATATTTGTGGAAGTATTGCAAAGTTTTGCAGCTGACAAAAAATATGAGACTGTTTTCAGAGACAGATGTTCATGAAGCCGAGGAGATTAAGGCTTTTTCAAAATGGATTTTGGACTTGGGAGATGGAAAGATCAATGAGCCAAATAATGGGGAAACTTTGATAGATATTCCGAAAGATCTTTTGATTACTCAGTGCAGTGAACCAATTGAGTCAATAGTTTCGGAAGTTTATGGGGACACATTCAAGGACTCTAATGATCcaatattttttcaagaaaGAGCCATATTATGTCCCACCAACCAAGATGTTGATGTTATAAACAACTACATGCTTGATCATCTAACAGGTATCTATTGTTTGTGTTACCCAATATTAATTTTGCATCTAATTACTCCCTTTCATTTTTTCTATGttcatattatatgtatttgtattttcagGTGACGAAAGGATTTATTTAAGCTCAGACAGCGTTGATCCATCTGATTTGAACTCCAAAGATGACTCTGTTTTCT
This is a stretch of genomic DNA from Brassica oleracea var. oleracea cultivar TO1000 unplaced genomic scaffold, BOL UnpScaffold01959, whole genome shotgun sequence. It encodes these proteins:
- the LOC106321549 gene encoding ATP-dependent DNA helicase PIF1-like, encoding MPKPIHTSQVYDDNQLLHQELNYDRDELQIKHDEWLRMLTDEQKSVYDEIIGAVMGKKGGVFFVYGFGGTGKTFLWNILSAAIRSRGDVVLNVASSGIASLLLPGGRTAHSRFGIPLNPDEFSTCNIEPGSHRSELISRASLIIWDEAPMMSKHCFEALDRTMCDIMNTTDDKPFGGKTVVFGGDFRQILPVIPRGNRADIVMAALNSSYLWKYCKVLQLTKNMRLFSETDVHEAEEIKAFSKWILDLGDGKINEPNNGETLIDIPKDLLITQCSEPIESIVSEVYGDTFKDSNDPIFFQERAILCPTNQDVDVINNYMLDHLTGDERIYLSSDSVDPSDLNSKDDSVFSPEFLNSIKTSGLPNHSLRLRIGTPVMLLRNIDPDVGLCNGTRLQITQLANHIIGARVITGKRVGEKVFLHRILITPTDTKLPFKMRRRQFPLKVAFAMTINKSQGQTLANVGLYLPRPVFSHGQLYVAVSRVKSRKGLKILITDTDAKPQDSTMNVVFKEVFQNLFDYHDDV